A single window of Culicoides brevitarsis isolate CSIRO-B50_1 chromosome 3, AGI_CSIRO_Cbre_v1, whole genome shotgun sequence DNA harbors:
- the LOC134835538 gene encoding uncharacterized protein LOC134835538, with translation MRGNLIFIVALLCVTIIHGAPHRTPRDTSDAEAEISPVNNNEDTAEGLNREKRKLVEPVLQSKNAVLGFVFGKINSLIDSKTKFIDTLDKQNIAKNKQHNIESPKPINNFQDLISGVITPKITAITGKIGSLSGGFLGGSSGGGSSDGSGSGGGLGNIVSSLLRLSGPLLAGGSGGSSGGGASAGADASKSNAVKVAAAASGASSAYSGAKAIFSGSSGGPTRQPYKTTTDDTPDFDRNKVSLVVPDELFGNSFTLVTNVSKLMGDFIMNSARRTADFFVVLQPILKKSLTIENPPPTTTTTESSNDI, from the exons atgagaggaaatttaatttttattgttgcacTTTTGTGTGTGACAATCATCCACGGAGCCCCGCACAGAACGCCACGCGATACTAGCGACGCCGAAGCAGAAATTAGTCCCGTTAACAACAACGAG gaCACCGCTGAAGGTTTAAACAGAGAAAAGCGAAAATTAGTCGAGCCTGTACTTCAAAGCAAAAACGCCGTTCTCGGATTCGTCTTCGGG AAAATCAATTCGCTCATTGACTCGAAAACGAAATTCATTGATACGCTGGACAAGCAAAACATTGCGAAAAACAAGCAGCACAACATCGAGAGTCCCAAGCCGATCAACAACTTCCAAGACCTCATTTCGGGCGTAATTACGCCGAAAATTACCGCAATTACGGGCAAAATCGGGAGTTTGAGTGGCGGCTTTTTGGGCGGAAGTTCAGGCGGCGGTTCGAGCGATGGAAGCGGAAGCGGCGGCGGTTTGGGCAATATCGTAAGCAGCTTGTTGCGACTTAGCGGACCTTTGTTGGCAGGCGGAAGCGGGGGCTCGAGCGGAGGAGGCGCAAGTGCAGGCGCTGAT GCAAGTAAATCGAACGCAGTGAAGGTCGCAGCTGCAGCCAGCGGTGCAAGTAGCGCTTACAGCGGAGCAAAAGCCATCTTTTCTGGAAGTAGCGGAGGTCCTACGAGACAACCTTACAAGACAACAACTGATGATACGCCCGATTTTGATCGCAATAAAGTCTCGTTGGTCGTTCCTGATGAACTTTTTGGCAATTCCTTCACTCTCGTAACAAACGTTTCGAAATTAATGGGAGATTTTATCATG aattccGCGCGACGGACCGCTGATTTCTTTGTTGTGTTGCAGCCGATACTCAAGAAATCGCTTACCATTGAAAATCCGCCGCCAACAACGACAACCACAGAATCGTCGAACGATATCTAA
- the LOC134835537 gene encoding uncharacterized protein LOC134835537 — translation MRLQRVHLASALVLVLCVSSCQIHSEELNDTDTRDKRFIHKTKKLGFFGSIATMGRLAYEQYADTTKTFRSILDILNDSFSDTATKPPPSATEASVTNETTTERYRISRAELGKILNRNFRGLQKLLKIELNDAFNQTKYTIADYKADYYKQVKKPRKTRNDLEP, via the exons ATGAGACTACAAAGAGTCCATCTCGCATCAGCGCTCGTTCTCGTGCTTTGTGTTAGTTCGTGCCAAATTCACTCGGAAGAG TTGAACGACACAGACACACGCGACAAGAGATTCATccacaaaacgaaaaaactcGGATTTTTCGGAAGCATCGCTACGATGGGTCGTCTCGCTTACGAACAATATGCCGACACAACGAAAACCTTCCGATCAATTTTGGACATTTTGAATGACAGTTTTTCTGATACGGCGACGAAacct ccacCGTCAGCAACGGAAGCATCAGTAACGAATGAAACAACGACCGAACGGTATCGCATCTCGAGAGCGGAActgggaaaaattttgaatcgcAATTTCAGGGgattacaaaaattgcttaaaattgaacttaaCGATGCATTTAAT CAAACAAAATATACGATTGCCGATTACAAAGCTGATTATTATAAACAAGTGAAGAAACCGAGGAAGACGAGAAATGATTTGGAgccataa
- the LOC134835539 gene encoding uncharacterized protein LOC134835539: MKFKFALFLLVVLCTQTNQSKLRKGKQLSKKPAENIKDLYSKIHRRDVRNVTTVAMLMGTISTGQKLKENLEKMMSDVKTNLDTTPLSENKQKIKKIEYTMNRDRKAFEILYKVIMTGITKNDTNITVTAENTSIKTNNGTNLYDVQDSFELREYLSDLEKNVKTHLDQMKQSTEKMSDFVMKFFENVIKRDEEKKKDEKIEDKTLKKSNKDTKIDQKPSILATNQIDTSTFFMNPAMYPLMYNPYNNWPFIAANLKLAEDNKRRQDLKGNELSDEENDSKESTSKEKESQVTVESQEDESEESSEESAPGGLAGLIASLSGGDMGSDVGALLGAVSGVVTNIFGPDGLDIESLISTGTGLIGGLLGGEENVGKVFSNYLGAALEGFSGGGGADNNGLFIGNFLGGTLAKLSADPEDEEAPIRPDIFFSNFAKGLNEGLGKAGDDRDGSDSHHSHGSDSFSFIGKVISSAVAGVVNLVVQAILGSIGGSSEGSAGLSGTSSDISKGSSSSSNHHHHDPGWKPPAEGANSYY; the protein is encoded by the exons atgaaatttaaatttgcactttttctGCTAGTTGTGTTGTGCACGCAAACAAATCAATCGAAACTGCGAAAGGGGAAGCAATTGTCGAAGAAACCAGCGGAAAATATCAAGGATTTGTACAGT aaaatccaTCGCCGCGACGTACGAAATGTAACAACAGTAGCCATGCTCATGGGCACCATCTCAACAGGCCAAAAGCTCaaagaaaatttggaaaaaatgatgagcgacgtaaaaacaaatttggaTACAACTCCTTTGAgtgaaaacaagcaaaaaattaaaaaaatcgagtacACCATGAACCGAGATCGCAAAGCATtcgaaattttgtacaaagtaATCATGACGGGAATCACGAAAAACGACACAAATATCACTGTAACTGCGGAAAATACTTCAATTAAGACCAATAACGGCACAAATTTATATGACGTGCAAGATTCCTTCGAATTGAGAGAATATTTAAGtgatttagagaaaaatgtaaaaacacATTTGGACCAAATGAAGCAAAGCACGGAGAAAATGAGCGATTTTGTGatgaaattctttgaaaatgtcataaaacgggatgaagagaagaaaaaagatgagaaaatcgaggataaaactttaaaaaagtcGAATAAAGATacgaaaattgatcaaaaaccaTCGATATTGGCAACGAATCAAATTGACACGAgcacatttttcatgaatccAGCAATGTATCCTCTGATGTACAATCCGTACAATAATTGGCCTTTCATTGCAGctaat cttaaattaGCGGAAGACAACAAAAGACGTCAAGATCTCAAAGGAAATGAACTTTCAGATGAAGAAAATGACTCCAAAGAATCAActtcaaag GAAAAAGAGTCCCAAGTCACAGTCGAGAGCCAAGAAGACGAATCCGAAGAGTCCTCTGAAGAATCTGCTCCCGGAGGTCTTGCCGGACTCATTGCCAGTTTAAGCGGCGGCGATATGGGAAGCGATGTTGGCGCTCTTTTAG GTGCAGTCTCTGGCGTTGTAACGAACATTTTTGGC cccgATGGCCTAGATATCGAATCGTTAATTAGCACAGGAACAGGATTGATCGGCGGCTTGTTGGGAG GCGAAGAAAATGTTGGAAAG GTCTTTTCGAATTATCTCGGAGCCGCATTAGAAGGTTTTAGC ggaGGCGGCGGTGCGGATAATAATGGACTGTTTATCGGAAATTTCTTGGGAGGAACGTTGGCGAAATTGAGTGCGGATCCGGAAGATGaa gaaGCTCCTATTAGAccggatatttttttcagtaacttTGCGAAAGGGTTGAATGAGGGATTGGGAAAGGCAGGAGATGATCGAGATGGGTCCGATAGTCATCATTCT caCGGATCTGATTCCTTCTCCTTCATCGGCAAAGTAATCTCATCAGCAGTTGCTGGCGTCGTAAATCTCGTTGTTCAAGCAATTCTTGGATCAATTGGAGGCTCAAGTGAAGGTTCAGCTGGTTTATCGGGCACTTCATCGGACATTTCGAAAGGAAGTTCGAGCTCttctaatcatcatcatcacgatCCGGGATGGAAACCGCCTGCTGAAGGAGCTAACAGTTATTATTAA